ACGTGGACAACCTCGGCGCCTCGGCCGTCAACATCAACATCTGGTGCTGGGTGCCGTTTACCGTGTGGTTTGACATGAGAAAGCTGCTTGTCGAGCAGATAAAGAGGGAGCTTGAAACAAACGGGATCGAGATACCCTTTCCGCAGCAGGTCGTCCATATTAAACAAGATAGGAGGAAAAAGGCTCCAAAAATGGGCGCGCCAAGAAATAGCGATACCGTGCCGCCTGCTGCTAGTTTCGATTCTAGCGCCGGCGTGAACCTGGACGAAGTAGCAGACAATGACTAGCACAAGGGATACAAGCGCGGCCTGCAATTAGCAGGGCGTTGGTCGAAGAGGGAGAAAAAGAAAAGGCCGGCCGCAGAAACGTCTACGCGCTAGGCTTTGTCAGCTTTTTCACCGACGTCTCGTCAGAGATGGTCTTTGCGCTGCTTCCCCTGTTCCTCACGGGGCCGCTTGGGGCGTCGCGCACGCTCCTTGGGCTCATAGAGGGCGTGGGCGAGATGCTCGGCTACACTGTCAGGATGGGCTCTGGGGCGCTCTCCGACAGGACGCAGAGGCGCAAGCCCTTGGTGGCGCTTGGCTACTCGCTTTCGGCCGCAAGCAAGCCCTTCTTTGGCGCGGCCGCCGGCTGGGCCGACGCCTTTGTGGTGCGCTCGCTTGACAGGGTTGGAAAAGGCGTGCGCACCGCGCCACGCGACGCGCTGATAAGCGAGTCGGCGCCGGAGGCCAAGGTCGGCCGGGCGTTTGGCATCCACCGCTCGATGGACCATGCCGGCGCAATAGTCGGGCCCGCGCTGGCGTTTGCGCTGTTTCCGTACGTCGGGTTCCAGGGCGTGTTTTACGCATCCATCTTGCCCGGCGCGCTTGCAGTCGCAGTGCTCGTGCTGTCTGTCAAGGAGCGCATTGCGCCCTCCTCTTCTTCAAAGCCGCGGTCGATGTCTGCAAACGTCCGGGCAGTCCTTTCGCAGAGGAGGTTTGTCGCCCTGCTTGCAATAATGGCCGTCTTTGGCGTCGGCGCGTTCAACTTTTCGTTCGTGCTCGTACGCGCGTCGGACCTCGGCGTCCCGGACGGCTCGGTGGCGCTCGTCTACCTTGCGATAAATGTGGCCCACGCTGCCATCGGATACCCTGCCGGCGCGCTTGCAGACAGGGCAGGCAAGGAAAAGATGCTCGTACTTGCGTACGGCGTGTTTGCGGCAAGCGCGTTCTTGATGCTTGCAAGCGCGGACGCGGCGCAGGCGTACGTGCTTGCCTTGGTGTACGGCGCCTATGTGGGAATAGCCGAGACCGTCCAGCGTGCAGTGATTCCCCGGTACGTGGCAGCAAGCGAGCACCGCGGCACTGCCTATGGGCTTTACAACCTGGTCGCGGGCTTTTCATTCCTTGCCGCAAACGTAGTGTTTGGGTTCCTGCTCGACTCGTCGGGGATTGGTATTGCCGCGACCTACAGCATCATCACGTCTGCACTGGCGGCCGCTGCCATGGTTGCATTCATCGTCAAAAAGTGATTGTTATACTACTTGGCCTTTTTCAGGGCTTTTACCACGCTTGCAAGCTCGCCCGCTACCTTGTCGGCGTCTACCTTTGGTATCTTTCCAGTCTCAAACACTGCCTCTCGCTTTATCGCCTTCTTGCTACCCTTTATCAGCTCGATGTCAAAATACGTGCAGACGCCCTCCTCGCCCTGCATCAGCCTGTTGTAGTCTATCGGCACGGCTGATGTTTGATACAATTCTATCATCAGGTCGTTGAGCTCTGCAAATAGCGCGTTCTTTCTCTCGCCCATTTTTTGGAACTCGGCCTGGCCTTCCACCGACGCGGCCTTTTTGTCAAGCTCCTCTGCCAGCTTTTCGTCTTCAAACATCTTGGAAAACAGGCCCTCAAAGTCCATTTCTGCCAGGCCGCGCTTTTCAAGCTCCTGCCCAAGCGCCCTGTCGGCGCTGTCCCTGATGTTGCCGTACAGCGCGGTCGCATCATCCGCGATCTTGGCAAGCTCTTTCTGGACCTCTATCACGCGCTTGTCGGCCTTGTAGTACGGCAGCGCGTGGAACTGGATGCCAAAGTAGCCAGAGATGTAGTACTTGTTGCCAACGTCCCTGCTGAACTGGCAGAACAGCCTGTGGAGGTCGTCGGTGACCGACTTTGAAATGCCGCCTGCAAGCCAGCCTTCCATCCTGTTTGTCAGCCTCTGGTAGAACGTCTGCACGTTCTGCGGGTCAAAGGTGTCTGTCTGCGTAACGGTGCCGTCCCCAAGCATCGCGTGCGACTTTTGCATGGCTATTGCGGGCTTGACTGCCTCAAGGAACTCTGCCTGGATGTTCTCAAATGCCGCGTTTGCTTGCTTGCTGAAATAGTCCGTGCCCTTGAGCGGGAGCCTCATCCTTGCCGTGGTGTGCTAGTCCTGACATATAATCTCAATGAATCTATCGATGAAAAAAATCTGAACACAAGAACGCTCTGGTTTTCTTGCCTACTGTCCTATTGGTAACGCAATTTGGATAAAGCGATCTCTTGGATAGACATTTTGAATACCTAGGCACGGACTGTCAGGATTCGTTTATGTCCAGACCTTCATCTGTTTTGTAGACAACTCCAATAACCTAGTGAGAAGATATGCTGTAAAGATAAGGAGATAAAGCCTATTGAGATGTCATGAGGACCAAAATCTCTTATAGGCATATGGACAACTAGTATTACGCATAATGGCTCTCGTAATGGAAAGACTGACACCTGTAGATGCAAATATTATTCGTAAGAATGACGAGAAGTCATTGAAATCCCTTTTACCAAAATTACAGGATAGAATTGCGGCTCGAGTATTGCTTAAGGGAATGAATAATACTATTGACTCTATCCTTAAAGCAAAGAGGGAGAAAATAGAATCCACTTTCGACGATTCCCTTGATTCCTTTATCATAATGGCGGGTGGTTTGGTGGAATTGGTTGCAAAGAACAATAGGACTAGAATGATAGAAATTATTCAATCAGATATTGCCTTTTATGATAATGTGAAAACTGATGCAAATAGAAGGGCCGATCTTGACGATAAAGTCATCGAAGATATTGTTCGTATGATTTCTATTTTGGAAGACTATCAAAATGTAATAATTGCTATTCAGACAAACCGACCCAAAGAATTTGACAAGGCTCTCGAACAAATTGATGGACTTGACCTACTAAAGTCGCTCTATGGGACAATGCTTGCAATATTTTGTATAGCCAAACTTCTGAATAACAAGAAACATCGTGATACTGGCAAGCTTGAAACCCTGGTACAACAGGGTCTTTCCCACGCTGAAAATCTGGATGCATATACAGACACTATGGATATACTTAGCAATCCTGAAGAAGTGGCACTTCTTAAGGAAGAAACATCCTAGTCTTTGAGTTCTTTTGACTGCGGAGCACTTCCAAGTAATATTCAAGAATCCCGGATACGAAACCTCGATCCGAATTCTGACCATTCGTGAAAAAGCGGAACTCCAAAAAATAATCGAAACATTAGAGGTAGCGCCTTTTCCTGAGCAGAATAATAGACTGTCAAAGCCACTTCGTCGACCTCTTGAGGGAAAATATGTTCTTCGTATTGCTAATGGCAAATACCGCCTAATCTATAGTATTGAACTAAACAGCAAGAAAGTCTTCTTGTGGTATGTCAAGCCTAGTCAAGAGTATACAATGCCGCGTGACAAGCTAACCTTGACTATACCACGCGTCTACCTAGTAAAAGAAGAAAATGAAGATGATTGAAAAATATGGGTTTGCTCGCCCCGTCTTTTAACCTCGCATTGCATTCATAAAACCGTGAAATTTACACGTCCGGACAGCAAATTCTCAATGACTTTAAATCCCGCGAGTTACAATATTGGAGGGCAGGCGTGGCCCCGGAAGCAAAGGACGAGAAAAAGGAGGCCAAGAAGGACAAGGCCGAGGATAGCACGAGCAAGAGCCTCGTCGGGATGATGATGGGGGAAAGCTCGGCCGAGGAAAAAACGACAGTCGTCGTCGACTCGGAAACGCTCGTTGCGCAGACGCAGGACAGGCTGTGGCGCGCGCTAAAGCGCCGCTACCAGTACGACTCGTCGCTGAAACCGGGACAGGAATACCTGCTGTCGCACGTCAGCAGCAAGATCCCGCTCGTGATAATGTACGCCGACCTCGTGGGCTCGACAAACATGAGCATGACGCTCCCGGTGGACAAGCTTGTGACTATAATCCGCGCGTTCACGCAGGAAATGTCGTCGGTGGTGGAAAGCCACAAGGGATATGTTTTGAAATACGTGGGCGACGCAGTCATTGCGTTTTTCCCTGCAAGCTACAACCGGCTGAGCGCCTGCGACAGGGCAGTCCAGTGCGCCCGGTCGATGATAACGGTGGTAAAAAACGGCATCAACCCCATCTTGAACCAGTACGATTACCCCGAGCTTGGCGTAAAGATAGGCATGGACGTGGGCGAAAACGTCATCGTGCAGTACGGCCATGACAAGAGCTCGCCAATCGATATTCTTGGATACTGCATGAACGTGGCCGCCAAGATAACGTCGCTTACAGGCCCAAACAGGATATCGATAGGGCAGGACGTCTACGACCTGCTCCACCCGTCAGAGAAAAACAAGTTCAAGGAGATGAAGCTTGGGGCCGAGGAATGGAAGTACAGGGACCGCGTGACAGACAAGGTGTACCGCGTCTATACGCTGATGGAAAACAGATAAGAGAAGAAGAAGAAAAAGGAAAAAGAGAAAGAAAGGCTTAACGGTACGATTTCTGCTTTCTGCGCCTTGCGCCGGGGCCGCCGAACTTTTTCGATTCGGACTGCCTGTGGTCGCCTGCGAGAAAGTGCCTGTCGTACTCTGTCAGTTTCTTGCGGATCTCTTCTCGGACGCTCTTTGGGAACGGGTGCTCCTTGGGATCCTTGTCGCCCTTGACGTCGCCGGTGAGCGCTCTGGAAATGGCGACTGCGCTTGCAAACGCCTGGCCCATAAAGCCGCCGCCTGCAACCTGCACGTTGATGTCGACCTTGTTGCGCTGGTCGCCAACGAGCGTGAGCGGGGTGAGCAAGAGCTCCTTTGCAACCTCTGGCTGCACGAGCTCCGCCGGTATGTTGTTTATCCTGACTCTGCCGGAGCCCTTGGCGATTGTCGCCACGGCCTTGCTCGTCTTTCTCTGGCCCGGGTAAAGGTCTATCTTGCTTGTCATGATTATGATGGCACTCCCTTCCATCCTATCTGCTTGGCGACGTCGCCCATCGAGATATAGTATGCCTCCGGCTTGGTAATCTTGGAATCTTCAAACGACTGCATCTTGGCAGCCTTCATTTCTTCTGGGACCCCGATATATACCCTGAGACGCTGGTGCGCTTCAATGCCTGTAGTCTTTTGCTTTGGCACCATGCCCCTCACCATCTTTGACAGTATGGTGTCCGGCCTCCTTGGGTGGAACGGGCCGTGAATGGGGTTCGTGACCGAGTTGATTTCAAGGTGCTCCTTGTACTGCTCGATTACTTTGTAGCGGTTGCCTGAAAGCATCGCCTTCTCTGCGTTTACTATTGCGACCTTGTTGCCCTGCAGGAGCAGTTTTGAGACGTGCGAGCACATCCTGCCTGCGATGCAGTTTGTCGCGTCAACGACAATGGTTTGCGGTTTCTTGGTATTATTATTGTCAGCCAATTATCCTCACACCTTTTCCGTCCGGGTATTTCTTTATCAGGTCGTCAAGGCTCACGACCTTGCCTCCCATATCGCCGATCTTTTTTGCGGCTGACTCGGAGATTGAAAACGCGCAGACTGTCAGTTTGTGGCCCAGGTTGCCGGTGCCAAGCACCTTGCCAGGGACCACGATAACCTCGCTTGCCTTTGTGACCTGCGCAAGCCTGCCAAGGTTGACCTCGCTCCTGTTGGACCTCGGGCCGGAAACGCGGTCTTCAAGGTCCTTCCAGATGGGCGCCTTGTTCTTCTTGGCCGCCTTGCGGAGGGTCCAAACGGTATTGTCGACTAGAGTGTTAGCGAACATAATATCCTCGTGTCCTCTTTACGTTCCTAATCAAATCTGGAATCCCCAAATAAACGTACCTAGGCGCTCTTTGGTATCTTGAGCGAGCCTATGACCTGCTTGAAGTTCTTGATCTTGGACTGCAGGCGCTCCGTCGCTTCCTTCAGTATCTCTTCTGCCGTAAGCGCGCCGTTTGTCTCGATGACGAGCACTATCTCGCTTTCGTCCTTGCCGTCCTTGACTACAGCCGCCGAAGTCGGCTGCCACTTGGCGTGCTGCTTGCCTACGCCAAGGCGTGCGTACGCCTCGAATTTCAGTTTCTGGCTTGGAGCAAGCACGACTATGGGGATGTCCTTGCTCACAGGCTTGACCATCTCGTCCTCTGACACCATCTCGCCGGAGGTGACGACCTTGGTCTTGTCCGTTGCCTCTGCGTCAAGGACTAGCAGAACCCTGCACTTGGCGCAACCGAGTGTACTGCCGCAGTCGCACTCGTGGGGCATAACGAACCTGCCCGGGTCGGTCCTGAGCGGGATGAGGCCGAGGCGGTGCGCCACTGCCTCGTCGTGCATGACTGACGAGTTTTCAAGGATTACCACGTCGTCGATTGCAAGCGTCGGGACCTCGCTTATGGCAAGGCGCCTGAGCGCGTTTACGTACTGCCTTGGAATATTGTTAAACTTGGCAACGATCCTGTTATCTGATTTTTCAACAACTTCGACCGAAGGAGAAACCAATACTTCCGAAAGTTGCCAAAACGTCCTTAAAAATCTACCGAAACTTGCAAAAATTATCGGGCCCGCACGGCGGCCTGACACATGCATAAATATATGCGCCAAGTCCACAAGCTGCTGTAGTAAAAAGTATGACGGACAACAAGTTCACCATAGTTCGCCTCTCAGTCGAAGGCGACAAGTTCGAGCTGCTGGTCAAGCCAGACCCTGCCCTCGAGTACAAGCTGGGCAAGAGGGCGGACATTTCAAGCGTGCTTGTTTCCGACGAAGTCTACTCTGACGCAAACAAGGGTTCCCGCGCCTCAAGCGAGAAGCTCATGAAGCACTTCAAGACCACGGACCAGGCGGAGGTGGCCAGGCAGATACTTGCCCGTGGCGAGCTCAACCTCACCACGGACCAGCGCCGCAAGATGGTCGAGGAAAAGCGCAAGCAAATAGTCTCGTACATCCACCACAGCTTTGTAGACCCCAAGTCGCACCTGCCGCACCCGATAACCCGGATAGAGGCGGCAATGGAGCAGGCAAGGGTGAGCATCGACCCGCACAAAAAGGCAGAGGACCAGGCCAAGGACGTGGTAGACGCGCTCCGCGCGATATTGCCATTAAAGTCGGAGACCCTGAAGCTGATAGTGAGGGTGCCTCCGCAGTACGCCGGCCAGTCGTACAGCGTGATAAAGCCGGCAGGCGAGCTAAAGAGCGAGGAATGGCAGGCCGACGGCTCTCTGCGAGTGGTAATCGAGATGAACGCCGGCATGCGCGGGAACTTTATCGACCGGCTCGGCTCTGTGACCAAGGGCACGGCTGAAGTGAAAGAGGCGTAATGGCACCCACTTAAAATATAAGTCAGCTATTATAATTGCCCACAAGGAGAAGAAATAATGGAATGGAACAGTCGTTTTGTGACGGGCTTTGCCCCGTGGTGAGTTATAGCGTATGAATGACGTGCGCAGAAGATACGTTATCCCCGGCGACAAGATAGTCGAGGGCAATTACAGGCCGATAATGAACGTTGTAAGGTCGGGAAACGCGCTCATTGCAACCCGCATTGGCATTGCAGAGGCGGGCCGCGACGGCGTCAAGGTGATACCGCTGTCCGGGGTGTACATCCCGCGCGTAAACGACCTCGTGATAGGCAAGATAGTGGACCACACCTCGCTTTCATGGGAGGTGGACATCAATTCATGCTTCTCGGCTAACCTTCCTGCATCCGACGTCTTTGGCAGGGACTTTTCGCCGGCAAGGGACGACATGACAAAGCACCTTGCGATAGGCGACATGATTACCGCAAGAGTCGCGGCCTTTGACAGGACGCGCGACCCTATGCTGACCCTGCAGGACCGCGACCTTGGCAAGATACCAAGGGGCGAACTGCTAAAGATATCGGCAACTAGGGTCCCGCGCCTGATAGGCAAGCGGGGCTCGATGATCCAGACGATAGAGCAGGCAACGCAGACGCGCGTGCTCATCGGCCAGAACGGCATCGTGGTCGTGACGGGAAGAAGCCCAGAAGGCATAGAGCAGGCGGTAAAGGCGATCAGGATGGTGGAAGACGAGGCCCACACGTCCAACCTGACGCAGAGGATCAAGGTCCTCCTTAACGTGCCGGACACGCCCGCAGCAGAAGTGCCGCCGGCAAGCAACGGCAGTAATGGCAGTGGTAATGGTGGGGCTGCTGCAGTACCGCAGGAAACAACAACCCGTGCGGATTCTTCTGCAAGTGGTGAGGCAACTACAGCAGCAGAAGGAGGAGGAGAAGAAGAGGGAATGGAGGTTGAAGATCAAAAATGACACAGACAAGAAATTTGATAGATGAAAACGGCAAGAGGACAGACGGGCGCACCATTGACGAGCTGCGCCCGGTCAAGATAGTCGTCGGCACCGTGAAAAACGCCGACGGCTCGGCTTACATCGAATTTGGCAAGAACAAGATTGTAGCGGCAGTGTACGGGCCAAGGGAGGTGCACCCGAAACACCTCGCGCAGCCCGACAGGTGCGTGCTGCGTTGCAGGTACCACATGTCGCCGTTCTCGACCGACACGCGCAAAAACCCTGCGCCTTCCAGAAGGGAAGTCGAGATTTCAAAGGTGATGCGCGAGGCGCTAGAGCCGGCGCTCATGCTTGAGGACTACCCTCGCGCAGCAATCGACGTGTTTGTCGAGGTGCTGCAGTCGGACGGCGGCTCCAGGTGCGCCGGCATCACGGCTGCGTCTGTTGCACTGGCAGACGCCGGCATCAACATGCGCGACATCGTCGCAGCGTGCGCCGCAGGCAAGGTCGACGAAAAAATAGTTCTTGACATCAACGACACCGAGGACAAGGAGGGCGGGGCAGACATGCCAGTCGCGTACATGCCGAGGCTCGGCCAGGTTACCCTGATGCAGCTTGACGGCAAGCTGACGCCGGAGCAGTTCAGCGAGTGCCTCGACAAGGCAATAACTGGCTGCAACATGGTCTACGAGATCCAGCGCCAGGCGCTGATGCAGAAGTACTTTGGCAACGAAACGGAGGTCAAGGAAGAACAATGAGCACATCA
The sequence above is drawn from the Nitrososphaera viennensis EN76 genome and encodes:
- a CDS encoding adenylate/guanylate cyclase domain-containing protein, whose protein sequence is MAPEAKDEKKEAKKDKAEDSTSKSLVGMMMGESSAEEKTTVVVDSETLVAQTQDRLWRALKRRYQYDSSLKPGQEYLLSHVSSKIPLVIMYADLVGSTNMSMTLPVDKLVTIIRAFTQEMSSVVESHKGYVLKYVGDAVIAFFPASYNRLSACDRAVQCARSMITVVKNGINPILNQYDYPELGVKIGMDVGENVIVQYGHDKSSPIDILGYCMNVAAKITSLTGPNRISIGQDVYDLLHPSEKNKFKEMKLGAEEWKYRDRVTDKVYRVYTLMENR
- a CDS encoding 50S ribosomal protein L13 — translated: MADNNNTKKPQTIVVDATNCIAGRMCSHVSKLLLQGNKVAIVNAEKAMLSGNRYKVIEQYKEHLEINSVTNPIHGPFHPRRPDTILSKMVRGMVPKQKTTGIEAHQRLRVYIGVPEEMKAAKMQSFEDSKITKPEAYYISMGDVAKQIGWKGVPS
- a CDS encoding DNA-directed RNA polymerase subunit D gives rise to the protein MVSPSVEVVEKSDNRIVAKFNNIPRQYVNALRRLAISEVPTLAIDDVVILENSSVMHDEAVAHRLGLIPLRTDPGRFVMPHECDCGSTLGCAKCRVLLVLDAEATDKTKVVTSGEMVSEDEMVKPVSKDIPIVVLAPSQKLKFEAYARLGVGKQHAKWQPTSAAVVKDGKDESEIVLVIETNGALTAEEILKEATERLQSKIKNFKQVIGSLKIPKSA
- a CDS encoding ribosome assembly factor SBDS: MTDNKFTIVRLSVEGDKFELLVKPDPALEYKLGKRADISSVLVSDEVYSDANKGSRASSEKLMKHFKTTDQAEVARQILARGELNLTTDQRRKMVEEKRKQIVSYIHHSFVDPKSHLPHPITRIEAAMEQARVSIDPHKKAEDQAKDVVDALRAILPLKSETLKLIVRVPPQYAGQSYSVIKPAGELKSEEWQADGSLRVVIEMNAGMRGNFIDRLGSVTKGTAEVKEA
- the rpsI gene encoding 30S ribosomal protein S9, whose product is MTSKIDLYPGQRKTSKAVATIAKGSGRVRINNIPAELVQPEVAKELLLTPLTLVGDQRNKVDINVQVAGGGFMGQAFASAVAISRALTGDVKGDKDPKEHPFPKSVREEIRKKLTEYDRHFLAGDHRQSESKKFGGPGARRRKQKSYR
- a CDS encoding 50S ribosomal protein L18e; amino-acid sequence: MFANTLVDNTVWTLRKAAKKNKAPIWKDLEDRVSGPRSNRSEVNLGRLAQVTKASEVIVVPGKVLGTGNLGHKLTVCAFSISESAAKKIGDMGGKVVSLDDLIKKYPDGKGVRIIG
- a CDS encoding MFS transporter — its product is MVEEGEKEKAGRRNVYALGFVSFFTDVSSEMVFALLPLFLTGPLGASRTLLGLIEGVGEMLGYTVRMGSGALSDRTQRRKPLVALGYSLSAASKPFFGAAAGWADAFVVRSLDRVGKGVRTAPRDALISESAPEAKVGRAFGIHRSMDHAGAIVGPALAFALFPYVGFQGVFYASILPGALAVAVLVLSVKERIAPSSSSKPRSMSANVRAVLSQRRFVALLAIMAVFGVGAFNFSFVLVRASDLGVPDGSVALVYLAINVAHAAIGYPAGALADRAGKEKMLVLAYGVFAASAFLMLASADAAQAYVLALVYGAYVGIAETVQRAVIPRYVAASEHRGTAYGLYNLVAGFSFLAANVVFGFLLDSSGIGIAATYSIITSALAAAAMVAFIVKK
- the rrp4 gene encoding exosome complex RNA-binding protein Rrp4, with translation MNDVRRRYVIPGDKIVEGNYRPIMNVVRSGNALIATRIGIAEAGRDGVKVIPLSGVYIPRVNDLVIGKIVDHTSLSWEVDINSCFSANLPASDVFGRDFSPARDDMTKHLAIGDMITARVAAFDRTRDPMLTLQDRDLGKIPRGELLKISATRVPRLIGKRGSMIQTIEQATQTRVLIGQNGIVVVTGRSPEGIEQAVKAIRMVEDEAHTSNLTQRIKVLLNVPDTPAAEVPPASNGSNGSGNGGAAAVPQETTTRADSSASGEATTAAEGGGEEEGMEVEDQK
- the rrp41 gene encoding exosome complex exonuclease Rrp41, whose translation is MTQTRNLIDENGKRTDGRTIDELRPVKIVVGTVKNADGSAYIEFGKNKIVAAVYGPREVHPKHLAQPDRCVLRCRYHMSPFSTDTRKNPAPSRREVEISKVMREALEPALMLEDYPRAAIDVFVEVLQSDGGSRCAGITAASVALADAGINMRDIVAACAAGKVDEKIVLDINDTEDKEGGADMPVAYMPRLGQVTLMQLDGKLTPEQFSECLDKAITGCNMVYEIQRQALMQKYFGNETEVKEEQ